The Synchiropus splendidus isolate RoL2022-P1 chromosome 1, RoL_Sspl_1.0, whole genome shotgun sequence genome includes a window with the following:
- the aatf gene encoding protein AATF, giving the protein MAGTFSQQLEELLNPLPKFADPEDDEDDATKAKVVEGLDGSDGEEDGVNVSSLRKLNLLSDTDVRYRGKAVSRKQLLMDLEANEDDDDGDDDDGDDDDDDDDDDDDDDVDDDDDDDDDDGEKADATRDLDDDASSVDENDAMFSQSAVDFHKLTEGMDDLGESEGDESDEDTSSGGDDDDDDDDDDDLVDNEEDGAVTTFSQQKVDEEVEKGKAVKNQLVLWDQLLEGRIKIQKALITTNQLPQPETLPEFKRRGGVELAAALKTNHKALKALQRSLLELHEQLLFQNTETRTIVMSDDAQSDEEHEERGPVKRKLEMAEYPEFAAKRFAAFQPYCNATLQKWHDKTRLTMGKSSKTFGAFERNILTQVEHVLMDKERLVRRTQTRRSEYRVLGKSEKPTVAADVSCEGQEPELQIKSNTHLKDLDEDIFDDDDFYHQLLRELIERKTSAADPNNQVAMGRQWLAIQKLRSKIKKKVDTKASKGRKVRFHIHSKLVNFMAPIDHSSMSDEARSELYRGLFGQNSVRE; this is encoded by the coding sequence ATGGCAGGAACATTTTCACAGCAACTGGAAGAGCTTTTAAACCCGTTACCCAAATTTGCCGACCCCGAGGACGATGAAGACGACGCGACTAAGGCAAAAGTTGTTGAAGGCCTTGACGGAAGCGACGGTGAGGAGGACGGGGTCAACGTCAGCTCCTTGAGGAAGCTGAACTTGCTCTCTGACACCGATGTCAGGTACAGGGGCAAAGCAGTGTCTCGCAAGCAGCTGCTGATGGACTTGGAAgcaaatgaagatgatgatgacggagatgatgatgacggagatgatgatgatgatgatgatgatgatgatgatgatgatgatgtcgacgacgacgacgacgacgacgatgatgatggagagaaggCTGACGCTACCAGAGATCTAGATGACGATGCATCTTCAGTGGATGAGAATGATGCAATGTTTTCTCAGAGTGCAGTGGACTTTCATAAACTGACTGAAGGCATGGACGATCTGGGAGAGAGCGAAGGGGATGAGAGTGATGAAGATacaagcagtggtggtgatgatgatgatgatgatgatgatgatgatgatctggTGGACAATGAAGAGGATGGAGCAGTGACCACGTTCTCCCAACAGAAGGTGGACGAAGAGGTGGAGAAAGGAAAAGCCGTCAAAAATCAACTGGTACTTTGGGATCAGCTATTGGAGGGTCGTATTAAAATCCAAAAAGCCCTCATAACGACAAACCAGCTGCCGCAACCGGAAACTCTACCCGAGTTCAAGAGGAGAGGCGGAGTAGAGTTGGCTGCAGCCTTGAAGACCAACCATAAAGCTCTGAAAGCCCTGCAGAGGTCACTACTGGAGTTACATGAACAGCTGCTCTTCCAAAATACAGAAACACGCACCATTGTGATGTCTGATGATGCACAAAGTGATGAGGAGCATGAGGAGCGCGGGCCAGTCAAGCGTAAACTGGAAATGGCTGAGTATCCCGAATTTGCAGCCAAGCGCTTTGCTGCCTTCCAGCCCTACTGCAATGCCACTTTGCAGAAGTGGCATGACAAAACCAGACTGACCATGGGCAAGAGCAGCAAAACCTTTGGTGCATTTGAGAGGAACATTCTGACCCAAGTTGAGCATGTGCTGATGGACAAGGAGAGGCTAGTACGGAGGACACAGACCAGACGCTCAGAGTACAGAGTCCTGGGGAAATCGGAGAAGCCCACTGTTGCTGCAGACGTCAGCTGTGAGGGACAGGAGCCTGAGCTTCAGATTAAATCAAACACTCACCTGAAGGATTTGGATGAGGACATCTTTGACGACGACGACTTCTACCACCAGCTGCTCCGGGAACTCATTGAACGCAAGACCAGTGCAGCTGACCCCAACAACCAGGTGGCCATGGGCAGGCAGTGGCTGGCCATCCAGAAGCTCCGCAGCAAGATCAAGAAGAAGGTCGACACCAAAGCCAGCAAGGGACGTAAAGTCCGTTTCCACATCCACAGTAAACTTGTGAACTTCATGGCTCCCATAGATCACAGCTCCATGAGTGACGAGGCTCGCAGCGAACTGTACCGCGGCCTCTTTGGCCAGAACTCAGTCCGAGAGTGA
- the scp2b gene encoding sterol carrier protein 2b: MPEMQTKRIQAVKTSASDGLDGFKAHSVFQEINKKLQEEGEQFVKKIGGVFAFKVKDGPDGKEATWFVDVKNGNGCVHNDTDKKADCTIHITDTDLLALMTGKMNPQTAFFQGKLKITGNMGLAMKLQNLQLQPGKAKL, encoded by the exons atgcctgAAATGCAGACAAAGAG GATCCAAGCTGTGAAAACCAGCGCCAGTGATGGTCTTGATGGTTTCAAGGCCCATTCAGTGTTTCAAGAAATTAACAAAAAGCTGCAAGAG GAGGGAGAGCAGTTCGTGAAGAAGATTGGTGGAGTGTTTGCCTTCAAAGTCAAAGATGGCCCAGATGGAAAAGAGGCGACTTGGTTCGTGGATGTGAAGAACGGCAATGGCTGTGTTCACAACGACACAG ACAAAAAAGCCGATTGCACCATACACATTACAGACACAGACTTGTTGGCATTGATGACGGGAAAGATGAACCCTCAGACT GCGTTTTTCCAGGGCAAGCTGAAAATCACCGGGAACATGGGATTGGCCATGAAGCTCCagaacctgcagctgcagcccgGCAAAGCCAAGCTGTAG
- the podn gene encoding podocan: MDFLKHSILHSLCLLLMACALVQCQTPLEFEEEEDEAIVETDLTTAQTKTEPIECPTECSCTVEGGVDCAGVDLTEFPPELSEKTRQLSLQNNKIEEITVEHISHLHQLETLNLQNNLLTSEGLEDEGFETLDELAYLYLANNQLTSAPKVLPPSLVSADFAANQLTRIYPYTFGHKPKLRSVYLHNNKLTDAALPEHMFNGSDNLEILTMSSNFLRIVPSNLPSALYRLHLKSNKLEKIPAGAFNGLPNLRELYLQNNLLTNDGMDNETFSQLSSLECLDLSNNNLSVVPKGLPRNLVLLHLEKNSIRSIPQDALVSVRNLEYILLHNNKLKSRSIHPSAFQGLKKLHTLHMYNNLLERVPRGLPRRAKTLMLPHNLISEIGRNDLVLLYTLTELNLNYNQLTNAKLHRDAFRKLRFLETLALSGNSLHSLPMGLPRSLKVLEIKNNQLSSIPHGALTGMEKLQKLILSDNQLKLNSVYPGAWLELSALTTLDLSGNLMSHIPTDLPESLEYLYLQRNRIFSVPASAFEGTPNLKGIFLRFNRLSPGSVDELSFTHLSNLQVLDIGTGNTDMSKKDGVELTEEQDAQESLN, from the exons ATGGACTTTCTCAAACACTCCATCCTGCACTCCTTGTGCTTGTTGCTCATGGCCTGCGCGTTGGTGCAATGCCAGACACCTCTTGAatttgaagaagaggaggatgaagcaATCGTGGAGACTGACCTCACAACTGCGCAGACAAAAACAGAGCCAATCGAATGTCCGACAGAGTGCAGCTGCACAGTGGAGGGAGGAGTGGACTGTGCAGGAGTGGACCTCACAGAGTTCCCCCCGGAGCTGTCTGAGAAAACACGGCAGCTCTCTCTACAG AACAACAAGATTGAGGAGATAACTGTGGAGCACATTTCTCATCTGCATCAGCTGGAGACTCTCAACCTTCAGAACAACTTACTCACCTCAGAGG GGCTAGAAGATGAAGGTTTTGAGACGCTTGATGAGCTGGCATATTTATATTTGGCAAACAACCAG ctCACATCTGCCCCCAAGGTCCTGCCTCCCTCTTTGGTTAGTGCCGATTTTGCAGCCAATCAGCTGACCAGGATCTACCCGTATACATTTGGCCACAAGCCGAAACTGAG GTCTGTGTATCTCCACAACAACAAGCTCACTGATGCTGCTCTACCTgaacacatgttcaatggttcGGACAACCTGGAGATTCTCACCATGTCTAGCAATTTTCTGCGGATTGTTCCCAGCAATCTTCCGTCTGCTTTATACCGTCTTCATTTGAAG AGTAACAAGCTGGAAAAGATCCCAGCAGGTGCTTTCAACGGCTTACCAAACCTGAGAGAGCTGTACCTGCAGAACAACCTCCTGACCAACGACGGCATGGACAACGAGACCTTCAG CCAGCTGAGCAGCCTGGAGTGTCTGGACTTGTCAAATAACAACCTTAGTGTCGTCCCTAAGGGTCTTCCACGCAATCTGGTGCTGCTCCACCTCGAGAAGAATTCTATCCGCAGCATCCCTCAAGATGCTCTTGTGTCTGTTCGAAATTTGGAGTACATTCTTCTCCACAATAACAAGCTCAAATCTCGTTCAATCCACCCGAGTGCCTTCCAG GGTTTGAAGAAGCTACACACCCTTCATATGTACAACAACCTCCTGGAGCGGGTTCCCAGGGGGCTGCCCCGAAGAGCCAAGACCCTGATGCTGCCGCATAACCTGATCTCAGAAATTGGCCGTAATGATCTGGTCCTGCTCTACACCCTGACTGAGCTCAACCTGAACTACAACCAGCTCACTAACGCCAAGCTGCACCGTGATGCATTCAGGAAGCTTCGGTTCCTGGAAACACTGGCTCTGTCTGGGAACAGCCTGCACTCGCTGCCAATGGGTCTGCCACGCAGCCTCAAAGTGCTGGAAATCAAGAACAACCAGCTCAGCTCCATTCCGCATGGCGCATTGACGGGCATGGAGAAGCTTCAGAAGCTCATCCTCAGTGACAACCAACTGAAGCTGAACTCCGTCTATCCGGGTGCTTGGCTGGAGCTGAGTGCTCTGACG ACCTTAGACTTATCAGGCAACTTGATGTCTCACATCCCCACCGACCTGCCGGAGTCGCTAGAGTATCTGTACTTGCAGCGAAATCGAATCTTCAGTGTTCCTGCCTCCGCCTTCGAAGGCACACCCAATCTTAAAGGCATCTTCTTGAG
- the cpt2 gene encoding carnitine O-palmitoyltransferase 2, mitochondrial yields the protein MSKLIPVPCVASVWKHRRLVHLRNLGVPTRQLSSKPDSEYLQRSVVPSMHYQKSLPRLPVPKLEDTIRRYLAAQRPLLNDDQFKETEKVAVDFQNGAGKVLHEELVAQDKNNKHTSYISAPWFDMYLSARDSVVLNFNPFMSFNSDPKPQYNDQLVRATNMVCSAVRFMKTLRAELLEPEVFHLNPAKSDTDQFKKLIRWVPSSLSWYGAYMVNAYPLDMSQYFRLFNSTRVPKTGRDELVTDVNGRHLLVMRKGHMYVFDVVDRDGNLVTPAEIQSHLKYILSDQTPAADHPLGVLTSENRDVWAGLRQKLLAAGNEENLKLVDSAVFCLCLDDETMKDPIHISHTMLHGDGCNRWYDKSFSIILAKDGQAAINFEHSWGDGVAVLRFQNEIFKDTTEKPLVHPGSATQVDSASSVRRLSFNMDDEVKSGVKKAKEKFDAAVSRLTIDAMQFMKGGKEQLKKSKLSPDAIAQLAFQMGFLRQYGQTVATYESCSTAAFKHGRTETIRPATVHTQLCSHAFVNEPGKHTVEQLKGLLSECSKYHGQLTKEAAMGQGFDRHLFALKYLANSKPQPLHGLYADPAYAAINHNILSTSTLTSAAVSLGGFAPVVPDGFGVGYGVHDDWIGCNVSSYPDRNVHEFLQCVHKSLEDIFKVLEGKPLS from the exons ATGTCGAAACTAATACCAGTGCCTTGCGTCGCCTCCGTTTGGAAACACAGACGTCTTGTACATTTGAGGAATTTGGGAGTTCCGACTCGACAGTTGAGCAGTAAACCTGACTCGGAGTACTTGCAGCGCAGTGTGGTACCGTCCATGCACTACCAGAAGAGCTTACCCAG GCTGCCCGTACCAAAATTGGAAGATACCATCCGAAGATACTTAGCAGCTCAGCGGCCTCTCCTGAATGATGACCAATTCAA GGAAACAGAAAAAGTGGCTGTGGATTTCCAGAATGGCGCTGGCAAAGTGCTGCACGAGGAGCTTGTCGCTCAGGACAAGAACAACAAACACACCAGCTATATTTCAG CTCCATGGTTTGACATGTACCTGTCTGCACGCGACTCTGTGGTGCTCAACTTTAACCCTTTCATGAGCTTCAACTCGGACCCAAAGCCGCAGTACAACGACCAGCTTGTGCGGGCGACCAACATGGTGTGTTCAGCAGTGCGCTTCATGAAGACGCTGCGAGCCGAACTGCTGGAGCCTGAAGTCTTCCATTTGAATCCAGCAAAGAGCGACACAGACCAATTCAAGAAGCTGATCCGCTGGGTCCCCAGCTCTCTGTCCTGGTATGGTGCCTACATGGTGAACGCCTATCCTCTGGACATGTCCCAGTACTTCCGCCTCTTCAACTCCACACGTGTCCCCAAGACAGGGCGTGATGAGCTGGTCACTGATGTGAACGGACGGCATCTGCTGGTCATGAGGAAAGGACACATGTATGTGTTCGACGTTGTCGACAGGGATGGGAATTTGGTGACGCCGGCAGAGATTCAATCGCACCTGAAGTATATTTTGTCTGACCAGACACCTGCAGCTGATCATCCTCTGGGTGTGCTGACCAGTGAGAACAGGGATGTGTGGGCCGGACTCAGACAGAAGCTGCTAGCAGCTGGGAATGAGGAGAATTTAAAGTTAGTTGATAGTGCTGTATTCTGTCTCTGCCTGGATGACGAGACCATGAAAGACCCCATACACATCTCACACACCATGCTGCACGGTGACGGCTGCAACCGCTGGTATGACAAGTCCTTCAGCATCATTCTGGCCAAAGACGGTCAGGCAGCTATCAACTTTGAGCACTCCTGGGGCGATGGGGTGGCCGTGCTTCGGTTTCAGAATGAAATCTTCAAAGATACGACGGAGAAGCCACTTGTGCATCCTGGATCTGCTACGCAGGTGGATTCGGCATCTTCTGTGCGCAGACTTAGCTTCAACATGGACGATGAGGTGAAGAGTGGTGTTAAGAAGGCAAAAGAGAAGTTTGATGCCGCAGTGTCCAGACTGACCATTGATGCAATGCAGTTCATGAAAGGTGGGAAAGAGCAGCTGAAGAAAAGCAAGCTGAGTCCAGATGCAATTGCTCAGCTGGCCTTTCAGATGGGCTTCCTGAGGCAGTATGGCCAGACAGTAGCTACATACGAGTCCTGTAGCACGGCAGCATTCAAGCATGGCCGTACGGAGACCATCCGTCCTGCGACTGTCCACACCCAACTGTGTTCACATGCTTTTGTCAATGAGCCAGGGAAGCACACTGTGGAGCAACTGAAGGGATTACTCAGCGAGTGTTCCAAATATCATGGCCAGCTCACCAAAGAGGCAGCAATGG GTCAGGGATTTGACCGTCACCTGTTTGCTCTGAAGTACCTGGCCAACTCGAAGCCGCAGCCTCTACACGGCCTGTATGCTGACCCAGCATATGCCGCCATCAACCACAACATCCTTTCCACCAGCACTCTGACCAGCGCAGCAGTGTCACTCGGAGGCTTCGCACCAGTGGTGCCTGACGGCTTCGGTGTCGGCTACGGCGTCCATGATGACTGGATTGGCTGCAACGTTTCCAGCTATCCGGACCGCAATGTCCACGAGTTCCTGCAATGTGTCCACAAGTCTTTAGAGGACATTTTTAAAGTTCTGGAAGGGAAACCACTCAGTTAG
- the magoh gene encoding protein mago nashi homolog yields the protein MSTSDFYLRYYVGHKGKFGHEFLEFEFRPDGKLRYANNSNYKNDVMIRKEAYVHKSVMEELKRIIDDSEITKEDDTIWPPPDRVGRQELEIVIGDEHISFTTSKIGSLIDVNKSKDPEGLRVFYYLVQDLKCLVFSLIGLHFKIKPI from the exons ATGTCCACGAGTGACTTTTATTTACGGTACTATGTTGGACACAAGGGGAAGTTTGGCCACGAATTTCTGGAGTTTGAATTCAGACCGGATG GCAAATTGCGATACGCAAACAACAGCAACTACAAGAACGACGTCATGATCCGAAAAGAG GCCTATGTGCACAAGAGCGtgatggaggagctgaaaaGAATCATCGATGACAGTGAGATAACCAAGGAGGATGACACAATCTGGCCGCCCCCAGACAGAGTTGGCAGACAG GAGCTTGAAATTGTTATCGGTGATGAGCATATTTCTTTCACTACTTCCAAGATTGGCTCTCTGATTGACGTCAACAAGTCAAA GGATCCCGAAGGTCTGCGAGTGTTCTACTACCTGGTGCAGGATTTGAAGTGTCTTGTCTTCAGTCTGATCGGCCTGCACTTCAAGATCAAGCCCATCTAA